A genomic stretch from Bradyrhizobium quebecense includes:
- a CDS encoding IS110 family transposase: protein MREIIRIGMDTSKHIFVLHGVDAAEQPVLRKKLSRKQVLEFFAKLPPTVIGMEACGAAHYWGRELGKLGHEVKLIAPQLVKPYVLRNKNDGRDADGVCEAMGRPRMRFVPVKSAEQQAALMLAGVRDGLIGRRTQLSNAIRGYAAEFGLIAPKGLDKIEPLLARITQDESVPAMARELFAMQGRDYAQLQGELKAVEARLLAWHQANATSRRLAQIPSVGPIIATSLVMKTPDPHAFRSGRLFAAWLGLTPKDHSTAGKTRLGKITRAGDETLRRLLVAGATAVIRQARLGRGHPSRWLVALLRRKPPKLAAVALANKVARIAWKLMATGESYDAARMNAVT from the coding sequence GTGAGAGAGATTATCCGTATTGGGATGGATACGTCGAAGCATATTTTTGTGCTGCATGGAGTTGACGCGGCGGAACAGCCGGTGTTGCGCAAGAAGCTGTCGCGCAAGCAGGTGCTTGAGTTTTTTGCCAAGCTTCCGCCGACCGTGATCGGGATGGAGGCCTGCGGGGCGGCTCATTACTGGGGGCGCGAGCTTGGCAAGCTTGGCCATGAGGTGAAGCTGATAGCGCCGCAGTTGGTGAAGCCTTATGTGCTGCGGAACAAGAACGACGGGCGAGATGCGGATGGGGTGTGCGAAGCGATGGGCCGACCGCGGATGCGGTTTGTGCCGGTGAAGAGCGCCGAACAGCAGGCCGCGCTGATGCTTGCAGGTGTCCGCGATGGGCTGATCGGCCGCCGTACCCAGCTCAGCAATGCGATCCGCGGCTACGCGGCGGAGTTTGGCCTGATCGCGCCGAAGGGGTTGGACAAGATCGAGCCGCTGTTGGCCCGGATCACGCAGGACGAGAGCGTTCCCGCTATGGCGCGCGAGCTGTTCGCCATGCAGGGCCGTGACTATGCGCAGTTGCAGGGTGAGCTGAAGGCGGTCGAGGCCAGGCTGCTGGCCTGGCACCAGGCCAACGCCACAAGCCGTCGTCTGGCCCAGATCCCCTCGGTCGGTCCGATCATCGCGACCTCGCTTGTGATGAAGACGCCGGACCCGCACGCCTTCCGCTCCGGCCGCTTGTTCGCGGCCTGGCTCGGCCTGACGCCCAAGGACCATTCCACCGCCGGCAAAACCAGGCTCGGCAAGATCACCCGCGCTGGCGACGAGACCCTGCGTCGCCTGCTCGTGGCCGGGGCGACCGCGGTGATCCGGCAGGCAAGGCTCGGGCGCGGCCACCCCTCGCGCTGGCTCGTGGCGTTGCTCAGGCGCAAGCCGCCGAAGCTTGCGGCCGTGGCGCTCGCCAACAAGGTGGCCCGCATCGCCTGGAAGCTGATGGCGACCGGCGAGAGCTATGATGCCGCACGCATGAACGCTGTCACCTAA
- a CDS encoding HlyD family secretion protein: MAEPVLKLAPEQKSNPGVSAPSGKASRAPRRRLMAGLRRYRRVLLLVVLPIVAVIGGGVFYLNGGRYVGTDDAYVGAQKVLITPEISGKIDKIVVKEGQHVRKGDELFEIDPVPFRLAVDQAKAALDQTRTTYDNLVENIKINTRMLEFAQQSIELKRKDVDRKSTLAKQNFGSQLDLDNAANAQVTAESLAQYIRQQISNAKTQLLGDVDLPIERFPPYAQAKAKLDDAQRNLDHTVLRAPMDGVATQVDQIQLGRFVAAGAPVFSVIDVDHPWVDANPKESDFTYVAVGQPVTLDVDAFPNHEFKGKIGSLSPGTGAQFAILPPQNATGNFVKVVQRVPVRIYFDENDPFVKKLKAGMSVYATIDTNHRRTLAGLLGLRSASAHPDHE, translated from the coding sequence ATGGCTGAACCCGTCCTCAAGCTGGCCCCTGAACAGAAGAGCAATCCGGGCGTATCAGCGCCGTCGGGCAAGGCGAGCCGTGCGCCGCGCCGCCGCCTGATGGCGGGCCTGCGGCGCTATCGCCGGGTGCTGCTGCTCGTCGTGCTGCCGATCGTGGCGGTGATCGGCGGCGGCGTGTTCTATCTCAATGGCGGCCGCTATGTCGGCACCGACGACGCCTATGTCGGCGCGCAGAAGGTGCTGATCACGCCGGAAATCTCCGGCAAGATCGACAAGATCGTCGTGAAGGAAGGCCAGCACGTCAGGAAGGGCGACGAGCTGTTCGAGATCGACCCGGTGCCGTTCCGCCTCGCGGTCGACCAGGCCAAGGCGGCGCTCGACCAGACCAGGACCACCTATGACAATCTGGTCGAGAACATCAAGATCAACACCAGGATGCTGGAATTCGCCCAGCAGAGCATCGAATTGAAGAGGAAGGACGTCGATCGCAAATCGACGCTCGCCAAGCAGAATTTCGGCTCACAGCTCGACCTCGACAACGCGGCGAATGCGCAGGTCACGGCCGAGAGCCTGGCGCAATACATCAGGCAGCAGATCTCCAACGCCAAGACGCAGCTGCTCGGCGATGTCGATTTGCCGATCGAGCGATTCCCGCCCTACGCCCAGGCCAAGGCCAAGCTCGACGACGCCCAGCGCAATCTCGATCACACCGTGCTGCGCGCGCCGATGGACGGCGTGGCGACCCAAGTCGACCAGATCCAGCTCGGCCGCTTCGTCGCCGCAGGCGCGCCGGTGTTCTCGGTGATCGATGTCGACCATCCCTGGGTCGACGCCAATCCGAAGGAAAGCGACTTCACCTATGTCGCGGTCGGCCAGCCGGTGACGCTCGACGTCGACGCGTTCCCGAACCACGAATTCAAGGGCAAGATCGGCTCGCTGTCGCCCGGCACCGGCGCGCAATTCGCGATCCTGCCGCCGCAGAACGCCACCGGCAACTTCGTCAAGGTGGTGCAGCGGGTGCCGGTGCGGATCTACTTCGACGAGAATGATCCGTTCGTGAAGAAGCTGAAGGCCGGCATGAGCGTCTACGCGACGATCGACACCAACCACCGCCGCACGCTGGCCGGCCTGCTCGGGCTGCGCTCAGCCTCCGCGCACCCGGACCACGAGTAG
- a CDS encoding TauD/TfdA dioxygenase family protein — protein MSSLSGKQGPRYRHLADQSEPYETIGVEKLTPIIGAEISGVDIGRLVGDDARSNRQMDEIHRALAENLVIFFRDQHISPDQHLAFGRKFGELHVHPAAPNEGDPALMKIYADKDSPRANGEGWHTDVSCDLEPPMGSILYIKQCPPRGGDTLFANMYAAYEALSDRMKAYLDGLTALHDGEQTYRGLYANYGVADKREYPRAEHPVVRTHPVTGKKSLYVNRGFTRFIVGIPRDESDAMLAYLYQHAENPLFQCRFRWTENAIAFWDNRCAQHRAMWDYWPHTRSGTRVTVKGERPV, from the coding sequence ATGAGCTCGCTGTCCGGCAAGCAGGGTCCGCGCTACCGCCACCTCGCCGACCAATCCGAGCCCTATGAGACCATCGGCGTCGAGAAGCTGACGCCGATCATCGGCGCGGAAATCTCCGGCGTCGATATTGGCAGACTGGTTGGCGACGATGCGCGCTCCAACCGGCAGATGGACGAGATCCATCGCGCGCTCGCCGAAAATCTCGTCATCTTCTTCCGCGATCAGCACATCAGTCCCGACCAGCACCTCGCCTTCGGCCGCAAGTTCGGCGAGCTGCATGTGCATCCGGCGGCGCCGAACGAGGGCGATCCGGCGCTGATGAAGATCTATGCCGACAAGGATTCCCCGCGCGCCAATGGCGAAGGCTGGCACACCGACGTGTCCTGCGACCTCGAGCCGCCGATGGGCTCGATCCTCTACATCAAGCAATGCCCGCCGCGCGGCGGCGACACGCTGTTCGCCAACATGTACGCGGCCTATGAGGCGCTGTCGGACCGCATGAAGGCCTATCTCGACGGGCTGACCGCGCTGCATGACGGCGAGCAGACTTACCGTGGCCTGTACGCCAATTACGGCGTCGCCGACAAACGGGAATATCCCCGCGCCGAGCATCCGGTGGTCCGCACCCATCCGGTAACGGGAAAGAAGTCGCTCTACGTCAATCGCGGCTTCACCCGCTTCATTGTCGGCATCCCACGCGACGAGAGCGATGCCATGCTGGCCTATCTCTACCAGCATGCGGAGAACCCGCTGTTCCAGTGCCGTTTCCGCTGGACCGAGAACGCGATCGCGTTCTGGGACAATCGCTGCGCCCAGCACCGCGCGATGTGGGACTACTGGCCGCACACCCGCTCCGGCACCCGCGTGACCGTGAAGGGCGAGCGGCCGGTGTGA
- a CDS encoding DMT family transporter has product MSTQAISASVTRPVSVGHGLPPGAIALMLMLCVSWGFNQLAVKLALPDVPPMLQALIRSSGALPVMLIVGRLRGVKFFERDGTLLPGVIAGLMFGCEFVLIFTGLVFTSASRASVFLYTAPFFVALGSHQFLGERLSTVQWSGLALSFAGVALAIGVPQPNVDAKVLLGDLMVVGGGALWAATTLVAKGTQLRKAAPEKALGYQVAISIPILAFAAWIAGERIEHVPSALSISLLAYQAVWVVGCTFVIWFAMVKTYSASKLSAFTFVTPLFGVVAAYFIMHDTLTPVFGVAALLVIAGLYLVNKPDPKV; this is encoded by the coding sequence ATGTCGACCCAAGCGATCTCCGCCAGCGTCACGAGGCCCGTCAGCGTCGGCCACGGGCTGCCGCCCGGCGCCATCGCATTGATGCTGATGCTGTGCGTGAGCTGGGGCTTCAACCAGCTCGCGGTGAAGCTCGCGCTGCCCGATGTGCCGCCGATGCTGCAGGCGCTGATCCGTTCCTCCGGCGCGCTGCCGGTCATGCTGATCGTCGGCCGGCTGCGCGGCGTCAAATTCTTCGAGCGCGACGGCACGCTGCTGCCGGGCGTGATCGCCGGGCTGATGTTCGGCTGCGAGTTCGTGCTGATCTTCACCGGGCTGGTCTTCACCTCGGCCTCGCGCGCCTCGGTCTTCCTCTACACCGCGCCGTTCTTCGTCGCGCTCGGCTCGCATCAGTTTCTCGGCGAGCGTCTCTCGACCGTGCAGTGGAGCGGGCTGGCGCTGAGCTTTGCCGGCGTCGCGCTCGCGATCGGCGTGCCGCAGCCGAATGTCGATGCCAAGGTGCTGCTCGGCGACCTCATGGTGGTCGGCGGCGGCGCGCTCTGGGCGGCGACCACGCTGGTCGCCAAGGGCACGCAGCTGCGCAAGGCCGCGCCGGAAAAGGCGCTCGGCTACCAGGTCGCGATCTCGATCCCGATTCTCGCGTTCGCCGCCTGGATCGCCGGCGAGCGGATCGAGCACGTGCCGAGCGCGCTCTCGATCTCGCTGCTCGCCTATCAGGCGGTCTGGGTGGTGGGCTGCACTTTTGTCATTTGGTTTGCGATGGTGAAGACTTATTCGGCCAGCAAGCTCTCCGCCTTCACTTTCGTCACGCCGCTGTTCGGCGTGGTCGCGGCCTATTTCATCATGCACGACACGTTGACGCCGGTGTTCGGCGTCGCCGCGCTGCTGGTGATCGCCGGCCTCTATCTCGTCAACAAGCCCGACCCCAAGGTGTGA
- a CDS encoding sulfurtransferase, with translation MAGHSELITTAELADILTRPELRLFDCTTYLEPAPAGSSVPYIVVSGRQTFEAGHIPGANFLDLQAEFSDPRAELRFMMPPTAQLEAAFGRHGISAGSRVVLYSIGTAMWATRFWWMLHSLGFDGAAVLDGGIDKWTAEGRDIETGLAGGYPQATFSARPKDGMFVGKHDVLAATTERDTVIVNALGPQFYKGLEPSRYGRPGRIPGSVSVPAATLIDPKGKTFVPLAEAEATFAAQGISKDKRVIAYCGGGISATIDLFQLHRLGYDNLTLYDGSMGEWAKDPALPIETG, from the coding sequence ATGGCCGGCCATAGCGAGCTGATCACCACGGCGGAACTCGCCGACATCCTGACCCGCCCCGAACTGCGCCTGTTCGACTGCACGACCTATCTGGAGCCGGCCCCGGCCGGCAGCAGCGTTCCCTATATTGTCGTCTCGGGCCGCCAGACGTTCGAAGCCGGCCACATCCCGGGCGCGAATTTCCTCGATTTGCAGGCCGAGTTCTCCGACCCCCGCGCCGAGCTGCGCTTCATGATGCCGCCGACGGCCCAGCTCGAGGCCGCCTTCGGCCGGCATGGGATCTCGGCCGGCAGCCGCGTGGTGCTCTATTCGATCGGCACGGCGATGTGGGCGACGCGGTTCTGGTGGATGCTGCATTCGCTCGGCTTTGACGGCGCCGCGGTGCTCGACGGCGGCATCGACAAATGGACCGCCGAGGGACGCGACATCGAGACCGGGCTTGCCGGCGGCTATCCGCAGGCCACATTCTCGGCGCGGCCGAAGGACGGAATGTTCGTCGGCAAGCATGACGTGCTCGCCGCGACCACGGAGCGCGATACCGTGATCGTCAATGCGCTCGGCCCGCAATTCTACAAGGGGCTCGAGCCAAGCCGTTACGGCAGGCCGGGCCGCATCCCCGGCAGCGTCAGCGTGCCGGCGGCAACCTTGATCGATCCCAAGGGCAAGACGTTCGTGCCGCTTGCGGAGGCGGAGGCAACCTTCGCCGCGCAGGGTATCAGCAAGGATAAGCGCGTGATCGCCTATTGCGGCGGCGGCATCTCCGCGACCATCGACCTGTTCCAGCTGCATCGGCTCGGCTACGACAATCTCACGCTCTATGACGGCTCGATGGGCGAATGGGCGAAGGATCCGGCGCTGCCGATCGAGACGGGGTAG
- the ispG gene encoding flavodoxin-dependent (E)-4-hydroxy-3-methylbut-2-enyl-diphosphate synthase has product MNKPEILPQDDIAGPAPRHHTTQVMVGNVAVGGGAPIVVQSMTNTDTADIEGTIAQVAALSRAGSEMVRITVDREEAAAAVPHIRDGLRKRGITTPLIGDFHYIGHKLLAEYPACAEALDKYRINPGNVGFKNKRDTQFADIIEIANKNNKPVRIGANWGSLDQELLTKLMDENTASANPRDARAVTREAMVQSALLSAARAQELGMPKNRIILSAKVSAVQDLIAVYQEVVRRSDYAIHLGLTEAGMGSKGIVASSAALGILLQQGIGDTIRISLTPEPGGDRTLEVQVAQELLQTMGFRTFVPLVAACPGCGRTTSTTFQELARSIQDFIRDEMPAWKTKYPGVEELNVAVMGCIVNGPGESKHANIGISLPGTGEAPAAPVFVDGKKFRTLRGPGIAADFKALVIDYIDQRYGSGAKLPEPAGAAE; this is encoded by the coding sequence ATGAACAAGCCCGAGATTTTGCCGCAAGACGACATCGCCGGTCCCGCACCGCGGCACCACACCACGCAGGTCATGGTCGGCAACGTCGCCGTCGGCGGCGGCGCGCCGATCGTCGTGCAGTCGATGACCAACACCGACACCGCCGACATCGAGGGCACCATCGCCCAGGTCGCCGCGCTGTCCCGCGCCGGCTCCGAGATGGTGCGCATCACCGTCGACCGCGAGGAAGCCGCCGCCGCCGTGCCGCACATCCGTGACGGCCTGCGCAAGCGCGGCATCACCACGCCCCTGATCGGCGACTTCCACTATATCGGCCACAAGCTGCTCGCCGAGTATCCGGCCTGCGCCGAGGCGCTCGACAAGTACCGCATCAATCCCGGCAATGTCGGCTTCAAGAACAAGCGCGACACCCAGTTCGCCGACATCATCGAGATCGCCAACAAGAACAACAAGCCGGTGCGTATCGGCGCCAATTGGGGCTCGCTCGACCAGGAGCTGCTGACCAAGCTGATGGACGAGAACACGGCCTCGGCCAATCCGCGCGATGCCCGCGCGGTGACCCGCGAGGCGATGGTGCAGTCGGCGTTGCTGTCGGCGGCGCGCGCCCAAGAGCTCGGCATGCCCAAGAACAGGATCATCCTGTCGGCGAAGGTGTCGGCCGTGCAGGATCTGATCGCGGTCTATCAGGAAGTCGTGCGCCGCTCGGATTACGCGATCCATCTCGGCCTCACCGAGGCCGGCATGGGCTCGAAGGGCATTGTCGCCTCCTCGGCCGCGCTCGGCATCCTGCTGCAGCAGGGTATCGGCGACACCATCCGCATCTCGCTGACGCCGGAGCCCGGCGGCGATCGCACGCTGGAAGTGCAGGTCGCGCAGGAACTGCTGCAGACCATGGGCTTCCGCACCTTCGTGCCGCTGGTTGCGGCCTGCCCGGGGTGCGGCCGCACCACCTCGACCACGTTCCAGGAGCTGGCGCGCTCGATCCAGGATTTCATCCGCGACGAGATGCCGGCCTGGAAGACCAAATATCCGGGCGTCGAAGAGCTCAACGTCGCTGTGATGGGCTGCATCGTGAACGGCCCCGGCGAATCCAAGCACGCCAATATCGGCATTTCGTTGCCCGGCACCGGCGAAGCGCCCGCGGCGCCTGTCTTCGTCGACGGCAAGAAGTTCCGCACCCTGCGCGGTCCGGGCATCGCCGCCGACTTCAAGGCGCTGGTGATCGACTATATCGATCAGCGTTACGGCAGCGGCGCCAAGCTGCCGGAGCCGGCCGGCGCCGCGGAGTAG
- a CDS encoding Fur family transcriptional regulator yields MSLAKPTFPAPDHDHGRCAADAMAHAEQVCARRGQKFTPIRRQVLQALLSSHRPLGAYEVIDELAKTMPRPAPITVYRALDFLMENGLVHRIESRNAFLACAHDHDETSMVAFLICDHCGSVGEIPAAPVAQSLTAAARASGFIPKLSVVEIAGTCAHCQK; encoded by the coding sequence ATGAGCCTCGCCAAGCCGACGTTTCCTGCCCCCGACCACGATCACGGCCGCTGCGCCGCGGACGCGATGGCGCATGCCGAGCAGGTCTGCGCGCGCCGCGGCCAGAAATTCACCCCGATCCGGCGTCAGGTGCTGCAGGCGCTGCTGTCGAGCCATCGGCCGCTCGGCGCCTATGAGGTGATCGACGAACTGGCCAAGACGATGCCGCGGCCGGCACCGATTACCGTCTATCGCGCGCTCGATTTCCTGATGGAGAACGGCCTCGTTCACCGCATCGAAAGCCGCAACGCCTTCCTCGCCTGTGCGCACGATCATGACGAGACCTCGATGGTGGCGTTCCTGATCTGCGACCATTGCGGCTCGGTCGGCGAAATCCCGGCCGCCCCGGTCGCGCAAAGCCTGACCGCCGCGGCGCGGGCCTCGGGCTTCATCCCAAAGCTCTCCGTGGTCGAGATCGCCGGCACCTGCGCGCATTGCCAGAAATGA
- a CDS encoding MarR family winged helix-turn-helix transcriptional regulator, whose protein sequence is MMRSSVDANFMFTLGELFRLIRVYADKEAARYGITRAQWAVLSKVERQEGLKQTELAELLEMQPITLTRLIDKLCDNDWIERRSDENDRRVNRLYLKKAARPLLGKLAGLRSELTATALEGISPADAHRLLTQLESIKENVRNAIQNPAGEPPRKEQRYG, encoded by the coding sequence TTGATGCGCAGTTCCGTGGACGCGAACTTCATGTTTACGCTGGGCGAATTGTTCCGGCTGATCCGCGTCTACGCCGACAAGGAGGCGGCGCGCTACGGCATCACCCGTGCACAATGGGCCGTGCTGTCGAAGGTGGAGCGCCAGGAAGGGCTGAAGCAGACCGAGCTCGCCGAGTTGCTCGAGATGCAGCCGATCACCCTGACGCGGCTGATCGACAAGCTCTGCGACAATGACTGGATCGAGCGCCGCAGTGACGAGAACGATCGCCGCGTCAACCGCCTCTATTTGAAGAAGGCCGCGCGCCCGCTGCTCGGGAAGCTGGCCGGTCTGCGCTCCGAACTCACCGCGACCGCGCTCGAGGGCATCAGCCCCGCTGACGCGCACCGCCTGCTCACTCAATTGGAATCGATCAAGGAAAACGTTCGCAATGCCATCCAAAACCCAGCCGGCGAGCCCCCCCGAAAGGAACAACGCTATGGCTGA
- a CDS encoding TAXI family TRAP transporter solute-binding subunit has protein sequence MNRSTGLRPLFLLATLVSLLVVPQPPAADARPQHGQPHKARLIRAEPPQPRPEVLAVNAWTVGLAGGLLEGAPIRLAAEMARVVDDGDNLHVLPVVTRGPVENLNSLLYLRGIDAAIINSDALEEYKSQVPDIQRRITYVLNLFPSELHIFVRPEIQSLADLAGKKVNFNSQGTAAAYSGPLIFSRLGIEIEKTFIPHQIALEQMRKGEMAAVVFITSKPVDAFVKGRFETGFKFLPVPYDSKFEDYYLPAALDAADYPNLIKPGDRVATIAVPTALVAFNWPANTNRFERVARFVDHLFSRIDKLQGPGFDPKWKSINLGATVPGLARFPAAQAWLDRQSATARASR, from the coding sequence ATGAATAGATCTACCGGATTGCGTCCGCTGTTCCTGCTTGCGACCCTGGTGTCGTTGCTCGTGGTGCCGCAGCCGCCCGCGGCGGATGCGCGGCCGCAACATGGTCAGCCCCACAAGGCTCGCCTGATCCGAGCCGAACCGCCCCAACCCAGGCCCGAGGTACTGGCCGTGAATGCCTGGACCGTGGGCCTCGCCGGCGGCCTGCTCGAGGGCGCGCCGATACGCCTGGCCGCGGAGATGGCCCGCGTGGTCGATGACGGCGACAATCTGCACGTTCTGCCCGTCGTGACGCGAGGGCCCGTGGAGAATCTGAACTCGCTGCTGTATCTGCGCGGCATCGACGCGGCGATCATCAATTCCGACGCACTGGAGGAATACAAGAGCCAGGTGCCGGACATCCAGCGACGGATTACCTACGTCCTGAATCTGTTTCCGTCCGAGCTGCATATCTTCGTGCGGCCGGAGATTCAGAGTCTGGCCGACCTCGCCGGCAAGAAGGTGAACTTCAACAGCCAGGGTACCGCCGCGGCCTATTCGGGTCCGCTGATTTTCAGTCGCCTCGGCATCGAGATCGAGAAAACGTTCATTCCGCACCAGATCGCGCTCGAGCAGATGCGGAAGGGCGAAATGGCGGCCGTCGTCTTCATTACCTCGAAGCCGGTCGATGCCTTTGTGAAAGGCCGATTCGAAACGGGGTTCAAGTTCCTGCCGGTCCCGTATGACAGCAAGTTCGAGGACTATTATCTGCCGGCAGCGCTCGATGCCGCCGATTACCCAAATCTGATCAAGCCGGGTGATCGTGTGGCCACGATCGCCGTGCCGACCGCTCTCGTCGCCTTCAATTGGCCGGCCAACACCAACCGGTTTGAGCGTGTTGCGCGTTTCGTCGATCATCTGTTCTCGCGTATCGACAAGCTGCAGGGACCCGGCTTCGACCCGAAGTGGAAATCGATCAATCTCGGAGCGACCGTGCCCGGTCTCGCGCGCTTCCCTGCCGCGCAGGCGTGGCTCGACCGTCAGTCGGCGACGGCACGGGCATCGCGATGA
- a CDS encoding MDR family MFS transporter: MNAPSPSAVPGMRRNMVTICAMTATIMQALDTTIANVALPYMQGSLSASQDQINWVLTSYIVAAAIMTAPVGWIANRFGRKRIFIICSAGFTVASVFCGLAQDINQMVLFRLLQGVFGAALVPLSQAVMLDSYALHERAKAMSIWGMGVMMGPIMGPSLGAWLTETYSWHWVFFVNLPFGAFTVLGLAVFMDETRQDRALRFDWFGFGALAVAIGALQLALDRGEQLGWLESNEIVIEFIVAAVGAYFFFAHSLTTDRPFIQFAIFKDRNFLGGVVFMTVMGLVLYSTMALSSPYLQNVVGYPIITAGLLLATRGAGTFVAMMLVGRLMRYIEARTLIISGLALTAASLFQMTGWTDMTQASEIIVVSVIQGFGFGLVFVPLSTVAFLTLPNQLRTDGTSMLTLFRNVASSIGISIVIAQLTEGGRRIYAKLSEQINPFNHALQMPDVAGMINLNTDAGRAMADRMVAAQSQIIAFSHDYQLVMLFILVSIPLALMIGSTKATLRAQSAPPDHAAVME; the protein is encoded by the coding sequence ATGAATGCACCGTCACCATCCGCCGTGCCCGGCATGCGCCGGAACATGGTGACGATCTGCGCGATGACCGCGACGATCATGCAGGCGCTCGACACCACGATCGCCAACGTCGCGCTGCCCTATATGCAGGGCTCGCTGTCGGCCTCGCAGGACCAGATCAACTGGGTGCTGACCTCCTACATCGTCGCGGCCGCGATCATGACCGCGCCGGTGGGCTGGATCGCCAACCGCTTCGGCCGCAAGCGCATCTTCATCATCTGCTCGGCCGGCTTCACCGTCGCCTCGGTGTTCTGCGGCCTGGCGCAGGACATCAACCAGATGGTGCTGTTCCGCCTGTTGCAGGGCGTGTTCGGCGCGGCGCTGGTGCCGCTGTCGCAGGCGGTGATGCTCGATTCCTACGCGCTGCATGAGCGTGCCAAGGCGATGTCGATCTGGGGCATGGGCGTGATGATGGGTCCGATCATGGGCCCCTCGCTCGGTGCCTGGCTGACCGAGACCTATTCCTGGCACTGGGTGTTCTTCGTCAATCTGCCGTTCGGCGCCTTCACCGTGCTCGGCCTCGCGGTGTTCATGGACGAGACCAGGCAGGACCGCGCGCTGCGCTTCGACTGGTTCGGCTTCGGCGCGCTCGCAGTCGCGATCGGCGCGCTGCAGCTCGCGCTCGACCGCGGCGAGCAGCTCGGCTGGCTGGAATCCAACGAGATCGTGATCGAGTTCATTGTGGCGGCGGTCGGCGCCTACTTCTTCTTCGCCCATTCGCTGACCACCGACAGGCCGTTCATCCAGTTCGCGATCTTCAAGGACCGCAATTTCCTCGGCGGCGTCGTGTTCATGACGGTGATGGGCCTCGTGCTGTATTCGACCATGGCGCTGTCCTCGCCGTATCTGCAGAACGTGGTCGGCTATCCGATCATCACCGCCGGCCTGTTGCTGGCGACCCGCGGCGCCGGCACCTTCGTCGCGATGATGCTGGTCGGCCGCCTGATGCGCTACATCGAGGCGCGCACGCTGATCATCTCCGGCCTGGCACTGACCGCGGCGTCGCTATTCCAGATGACCGGCTGGACCGACATGACGCAGGCGAGCGAGATCATCGTCGTCAGCGTGATCCAGGGCTTTGGCTTCGGCCTCGTGTTCGTGCCGCTGTCGACGGTGGCGTTCCTGACGCTGCCCAACCAGCTGCGTACCGACGGCACCTCGATGCTGACGCTGTTCCGCAACGTCGCAAGCTCGATCGGCATCTCGATCGTGATCGCACAGCTCACCGAAGGCGGGCGGCGGATCTACGCAAAGCTGTCGGAGCAGATCAATCCGTTCAACCACGCGCTGCAGATGCCCGATGTCGCCGGCATGATCAACCTCAACACCGATGCCGGCCGCGCGATGGCCGACAGGATGGTGGCGGCGCAGTCGCAGATCATCGCATTCTCGCACGACTACCAGCTGGTGATGCTGTTCATCCTGGTCTCGATCCCGCTCGCGCTGATGATTGGCTCGACCAAGGCCACGCTGCGCGCGCAGTCGGCGCCGCCGGATCATGCCGCGGTGATGGAGTAG